From Mucilaginibacter gotjawali:
AAAGCCTTGTCCGTTTTCTATCATACACCGGCAACGTTTGTTGAAGGTTTAAGACTAAGGAAATTGGAGGTTGAAAAGTGAAAACGACCGCAATAGATATAAATGAGCAACTCACCGAAACGGCTTTTACCGGGCAATCCGTTGTTTTCGATCAGATCTATTCTGGCAATACCATTATCAGCTATAAAAGAGAAAGAGTACGTGCTCATGTATTACCATATTTAGCGCCGGGAAGCACTATCCTGGAGTTGAACAGCGGCACAGGCGAAGACGCTTTGTTTTTTGCGCAGAAGGGGCATAAAGTTCATGCTACCGATATCTCACCCGGCATGCAACAGCAACTTGTTCAAAAGGTAAAGCAGGCCGGCCTCGAAAACCGGGTGAGCAATGAGCTTTGTTCATTTACTAATTTAAACCAATTGGGAAATAATGGCCCCTTTGATTTGATCTTCTCCAATTTCGCAGGCTTAAATTGCACCGGCGAACTGGATAAAGTACTTACGTCATTTAACGATTTATTAAAACCCGGGGGACTAATCACCCTTGTAGTATTACCAAAGTTTTGCCTGTGGGAAACGCTGCTGATTTTTAAGGGTAAATTCCGTACAGCATTCAGGCGATTTTTTAGCAGCAAAGGAAGGTCGGCCCATGTTGATGGTGTTTATTTTAAATGCTGGTATTATAACCCTTCCTATATTATCAAAAGACTTAAAGGTGAATTTGATTTATTAAGCATTGAGGGTTTGTGCACTATTGTTCCGCCGTCCTATATAGAGGGTTTTGCAGAGAAGCACCCAACTGCCTATCAATCTTTAACCGCTAAGGAAAATAGGTTAAAATCACGCTGGCCCTGGAAGTTCATCGGGGATTACTATATTATTTCGATGAAGAAAAAATGAGCGGCGACATGGCAGTTATATTTTCAATGACACTTCCTGTCTAACAAAAAGGCCTTCTGAAAATTGAAGGCCTTTTATATTCATACTATTTTTATGGTATTACTGTATTTTATGAACAACAACGTGATAGGAGATATCTGCATACGAAGATCCGGTGATATAGATCGTGTAGATCATACCGCTCTGCAATATTACCGGCAACGCCAGCTTAACTGTTTGAGAACCTGAAATATAAAGCGCCATCGAGCTATTGGCAGCAACGGTGTAAAAAGCCGATGCAGTACCAGCGGTTACATTTGTCGCTATTTTTGAAGATCCTACAATCCCAAAATCAATACCAGAACTTAGGTCAGCATTAAAATTAATAAATTGTACGCTGGCGGCGTTTGCAGGTGGCATTGCAGCATTATCTGCGGTAGTATACGATGTAGTGGTAGTGTTTTTACCGGTATAATAAACAGTATAATAGCCACCCGGGGCAAATGTTAAGCTAAAAGAATTATTTACGGTTTGTGACCCGGAGTTGAAAAACTGGGCATTGT
This genomic window contains:
- a CDS encoding class I SAM-dependent methyltransferase, which codes for MKTTAIDINEQLTETAFTGQSVVFDQIYSGNTIISYKRERVRAHVLPYLAPGSTILELNSGTGEDALFFAQKGHKVHATDISPGMQQQLVQKVKQAGLENRVSNELCSFTNLNQLGNNGPFDLIFSNFAGLNCTGELDKVLTSFNDLLKPGGLITLVVLPKFCLWETLLIFKGKFRTAFRRFFSSKGRSAHVDGVYFKCWYYNPSYIIKRLKGEFDLLSIEGLCTIVPPSYIEGFAEKHPTAYQSLTAKENRLKSRWPWKFIGDYYIISMKKK
- a CDS encoding DUF4397 domain-containing protein; protein product: MKTFKLKPQFACLALLFTGLTAVLSSCHVDNVDNSAPPAHVMVVNTVQGSAAQDFYLNNKKIDSAAIAFGQYSSYVATAPGTDNAQFFNSGSQTVNNSFSLTFAPGGYYTVYYTGKNTTTTSYTTADNAAMPPANAASVQFINFNADLSSGIDFGIVGSSKIATNVTAGTASAFYTVAANSSMALYISGSQTVKLALPVILQSGMIYTIYITGSSYADISYHVVVHKIQ